A genomic window from Amia ocellicauda isolate fAmiCal2 chromosome 15, fAmiCal2.hap1, whole genome shotgun sequence includes:
- the LOC136771875 gene encoding uncharacterized protein LOC136771875, which produces MKADWSRQVCLGVLNSASTVALPVLPVPSPDKGGRTRSSRQPHLIHLKKKESLKNVSLCPGPGPLLWPCACILSLCCALSSAVSVTVSVTAGDSVTLPCDGSAHTHTHTVQVYWQTPGRLVCESSSGRCEARTGFEGRVEFAGAVESGDFSLTIHSTQLSDEDLYECFRVSAAGQSMFLGEVRVRVLSREESASLSCGQPLSLRLYSRAAVTVWFNPAGAGASLPVCAVEGGTVTADPAYGPRVSGQEQEVTLSALTFTDQGSYTVLDSQSRATISTVNVTVTAHSDSLTLRSGAALSLRLFTAEPVEVLFAAAGEGASVSVCAVERGAASRPGPGYEHRVSVQSGSLTLRSLTAADQGNYTVRDSRTNRTISSVSVSVSEEAAGFPGWPVALIVTLIITVIAAIAWWRIYPYCRGQNNPGAQRAAQTGGAAISGSVRYSHAQDPAEDPQQTDAAPDSNNSPDSNDIEGDPGQGHAHPAGYQPVPDQAKEGPDTFKFSLSDGSPPCHGGKALCSNDPLLVDFGTSRLIGSPPGAAPEHYNSRSDGTNA; this is translated from the exons ATGAAGGCCGACTGGTCACGCCAG gtaTGTCTCGGTGTCCTTAACTCCGCCAGCACAGTCGCTCTCCCTGTGCTGCCGGTGCCCAGCCCGGATAAAGGAGGCAG gACTCGATCATCCAGACAGCCACACTTGATCCACCTGAAAAAAAAG GAGTCCCTGAAGAATGTGTCCCTCTGTCCTGGCCCTGGCCCTCTGTTGTGGCCGTGTGCCTGCATCTTGTCCCTGTGTTGCG CTCTCTCCAGTGCCGTGTCAGTGACAGTATCAGTGACAGCGGGGGACTCTGTGACTCTGCCCTGTGATGGatcagcgcacacacacacacacacagtccaggtGTACTGGCAGACTCCAGGCAGGCTGGTGTGTGAGTCCAGCTCTGGGAGATGTGAGGCTCGGACAGGCTTTGAGGGCAGAGTGGAGTTTGCAGGAGCCGTGGAGTCGGGCGACTTCTCCCTGACCATTCACAGCACCCAGCTCTCTGATGAAGACCTGTACGAGTGTTTCAGGGTCAGTGCAGCAGGACAGAGCATGTTCCTTGGGGAAGTGCGTGTCAGGGTCTTGA gcCGTGAGGAGAGCGCCTCTCTCTCCTGTGGGCAGCCCCTGAGCCTCCGTCTGTATAGCAGGGCAGCTGTGACTGTGTGGTTTAACCCTGCGGGCGCCGGCGCCTCTCTCccagtgtgtgctgtagagGGCGGCACCGTGACCGCTGACCCTGCCTATGGGCCCCGAGTCTCAGGGCAGGAGCAGGAGGTCACACTGTCTGCACTGACCTTCACTGACCAGGGCTCCTACACAGTGCTGGACTCCCAGAGCAGAGCGACCATCAGCACTGTGAACGTCACTGTGACAG cTCACAGTGACTCCCTCACCCTGCGGTCTGGAGCCGCCCTCTCCCTCCGCCTGTTCACTGCAGAGCCAGTGGaggtgctgtttgctgctgcaggAGAGGGAGCCTCTGTCTCAGTGTGCGCTGTGGAGAGGGGCGCAGCGAGCCGCCCTGGCCCCGGGTACGAGCACAGAGTGTCAGTGCAGAGCGGCTCTCTGACCCTGCGCTCACTCACAGCAGCTGACCAGGGAAACTACACAGTGAGGGACTCAAGGACCAACCGCACCATCAGCagcgtctctgtgtctgtgtctgaggAAG CTGCTGGCTTCCCTGGCTGGCCTGTGGCTCTCATAGTAACACTGATAATTACAGTGATCGCAGCGATTGCTTGGTGGAGGATATATCCTTATTGCAGAGGACAGAACAATCCTGGTGCACAGCGAGCAGCACAGACAGGGGGGGCAGCAATATCTGGAAGTGTCCGATACTCACATGCACAGGACCCTGCAGAGGACCCTCAACAAACAGATGCAGCTCCTGACTCAAACAACTCCCCCGACTCCAACGACATTGAGGGTGACCCAGGACAGGGCCACGCACATCCAGCAGGCTACCAGCCAGTCCCCGATCAGGCCAAGGAGGGACCGGACACTTTCAAGTTTTCCCTTTCCGATGGGTCGCCACCTTGTCATGGTGGAAAGGCTTTGTGTTCCAATGATCCCCTATTAGTGGATTTTGGTACTAGTAGGTTAATTGGTTCCCCACCAGGAGCGGCCCCTGAACACTACAATAGCAGATCAGATGGAACAAACGCATAG